The genomic window TTGATATCGTCAAATTGGCAGGTCTGGTGACTAGAGAAATGATGGAGATTGCCAAACCAAGGATTGTGTTCATTTTTAACTGTTACCACCTCTTCAAAGACCAAATCCGTATCCTCTCTTTCTTGATTCATCATTGGATAGAGAAGAAAGAGACTATAGATAACTGCCACAAAGATAGCTAAAATCACAAAGGGATTGAGCATGACGATGAAAAAGAAAAGAATAGTCGCCACAAGGAGGAACACATTGTTGTCCTCTTTACCTGTATAATAGCGGAGCAAGAGCAAAAAGAGGAATAGAATCAGCAGAAAACGCGAAAAATGCTCTGATACCATCAAAATCAGAGCTCCCGTCAATAGACAG from Streptococcus oralis includes these protein-coding regions:
- the liaF gene encoding cell wall-active antibiotics response protein LiaF, which gives rise to MKKFQIFLFIEACLLTGALILMVSEHFSRFLLILFLFLLLLRYYTGKEDNNVFLLVATILFFFIVMLNPFVILAIFVAVIYSLFLLYPMMNQEREDTDLVFEEVVTVKNEHNPWFGNLHHFSSHQTCQFDDINLFRLMGKDTIHLERVILTNHDNVIILRKMVGTTRIIVPVDVEISLSVNCLYGDLTFLHQPKKSLRNEHYHQETRDYLKSNKSVKIFLTTMVGDVEVVRG